CCCGCCCCCGGCGTCTCGTATCCCTCCCTCATCGCACTTCCGGTGGTCCGTTCCGGGCCGCTTTCCGGAGGCAAGGAGTCGATTCATCATGGCCGAGACGACCGTCCGCCGAGTCCGCCACGTGTCCCGCACGAGCGAGTCCGACCGCAAGAACGCGGCCGCCGCCCTCCAGCGCGCCCTCGACCGCAGGGACAACGGCGGCGAGACGGGTCACTGACCCGCCCGCACCACACCACCCCCATACCGGGAGCCGCACCCGCACGGGGTGCGGCGCGGGGTCCACGCCCCGCGCCGCACCTCGGAGTGCTCGGCCGCCGCCGTGTGCTCAGTGACCGCGCCGCACCTCGAAGTGGTCGATGCGCCCGCCGCTCTCCGCGAGCGCCGACACCTTGAGCCGGGGCGTCGTGCCCGCCTCCGCCTCCACCGAGAGGAAGGAGAAGCCGGCGTAGCGCACCCGGGACCACTCCACCGTCTCCCGCTGCTGGTCCTGCGACTTGGTCCAGTGGAAGCTGCTCACCGACTCGTGGCGGCCGACGTGCCCCTCGTAACTGTCCTTCACGCCCGACGGGAAGCCGTACAGATCCTTGCCGCCGCCGCCCGCCGTGACGTAGACGATCCCGTCCCGTGTCGGATCCGTCGAGCCGCCCACCGGCACCGCACGGCCCACCGCACCCTTCTTGACGGCGTCCGTCCGCTCGTACACGTGGTTGTGCCCGTTGATCACCAGATCCACCTGGTGCTTGTCGAACAGCGGCAGCCACGCCGCGCGCACCCCGCCGTCGGAGGCGTGCGCGGACGTCGAATAGGCGCAGTGGTGGAAGAAGAGCACGATGAAGTCCACCGCCGCCGAGGAGCGCAGCTCGCCCAGCTTCCTGTCCAGCCACTTCGTCTGCTGCCCGCCCGAGTAGCCCTGGTTGGCGGGAATCTCGTACGACACGTCGTTCGCGTCCAGTGCCACGACACCGACGTTGCCGTAGGTGAAGGAGTAGACGCCCGGTGCCGTCCGTGGGTCGAAGCCGCTGTCCGGGAGGGAGAAGCGGGCCGCCTGGCCGCCGTAGCCGTCCGGCGAGTACCAGGCCTCCATGTCGTGGTTGCCGGTCGTCACCATCCACGGCACCGACTTCGCCACCGGTTCGGTCTGCTTGAGGAACAGGTCCCAGTACCCGGGGTCGAACCCGTCCGACTTCTTGCCGCTCCCGGTCCCGTCCGCGTAGCAGATGTCACCCGCGTGGAGGTGGAAGGCGGGGTTCTGGCGCAGCAGCACCTTGTCGTTGGCGAGCGCGGCCGAGCTGACACCTTGGTCGCCGAAGGCGGTGAACACGAACTTCTCCGGGTTCGCGGGCGCCGTGCGGAAGGAGCCGACGGTCGACCCGTGCGCCGGCGAGGCCGGGTCGAAGCCGTCGTGGCCGACGCCGTAGTAGTACGTCGTGCCGGGCCGCAGACCGTCCAGGGCCGCGTGCACGTAGTACTGGTCCAGTGCCGGCCGTACGCCCGTGACCCCCGGCGTGTGCAGGGCGCGGACCTCGGCCCCGACCTTCCGGCTCAGCTGTCCGGGATGCGTGCCCACCCGCAGATACGGCCTCCGGACCGCGAGCGGCACCTGCCAGGAGACCCGCATCTGGGTCTTCGGGTCGGCGCCGAAGGCGAGGTGACGGCCGAAGGGGGTGACGACGGAACCGTGCGCCTGCCCGGTGACGCTCGGGCTCGGGGCGGAGCCGCGCCTCACCGTTCCCGACGGGGACGAGCAGCCGGCCAGCAGCCCGCCGCCCGCGAACGCACCCGCCGACACCAGGGCGCGGCGCCGCGTGAGCTTCGTACGCAGGTACTCGTACTGCTCCGCCATGCTCATCCGGCTCGCGAGCTGCTCCGGAATGCCGAAGTCGGGAAGGTCCATGCTGGTGAACTTCCCAGCAAGTCCCAACGCCCGCCATACGTACGGGTGAACGCACATCGACGAAACGGTTCGCGACACCCCGAGGATGTCCGGATGGCGGACACCTCGTGTCATTCCATGGGACACGGAGTACGGTGCCTTCATGTCTCGCAGCATCAATCTCGCAGTGATCCCCGGTGACGGCATCGGCCAGGAGGTCGTGGCCCAGGGGCTGAAGGTGCTCTCCGCCGTCCTTCCGCAGGATGTGAAGCTGGAGACCAAGGAGTTCGACTTCGGGGCCAAGCGCTACCACGCCACGGGTGAGACCCTCACCGAGGCCGACCTCGACGCCCTCAAGCAGCACGACGCGATCCTGCTCGGCGCGATCGGTGACCCCTCGGTCCCGTCCGGCGTCCTGGAACGCGGCTTCCTGCTCAAGCTCCGCTTCGCCTTCGACCACCACGTCAACCTGCGTCCGTCGAAGCTCCTTCCGGGTGTCGCCACCCCGCTGGCGGGCCAGCCGGAGATCGACTTCGTCGTGGTCCGCGAGGGCACCGAGGGCCCGTACACGGGCAACGGCGGCACGATCCGCAAGGGCACCGAGCACGAGGTCGCCACCGAGGTCTCCGTCAACACGGCCTTCGGTGTCGAGCGAGTCGTCCGTGACGCCTTCGCCCGCGCCCAGGCCCGCCCGCGCAAGAAGCTGACGCTGGTCCACAAGAACAACGTGCTGACCTTCGCGGGTCACCTCTGGACGAACGTCTTCAACAGGGTGGCCGAGGAGTTCCCCGAGGTCACCACGGACTACATCCACGTGGACGCAGCGACGATCTACCTGGTCACGGACCCCGCGCGCTTCGACGTGATCGTCACCGACAACCTCTTCGGCGACATCATCACCGACCTCGCCGCGGCCGTCTCCGGCGGCATCGGCGTCGCCGCGAGCGGGAACATCAACCCCTCCGGTGAATTCCCCTCGATGTTCGAGCCCGTGCACGGCTCGGCGCCCGACATCGCGGGCCAGGGCAAGGCCGACCCCAGCGCCACCGTCCTGTCCGTCGCCCTCCTGCTGCGCCACCTCGGCTACGAGGCCGAGGCCGCCCGCATCGAGGGCGCCGTCTCGGCCGACCTCGCCGAGCGCGTGGGCAAGCCCACCCGCAGCACCGAGGAAATCGGCGACGCGCTCGCCGTACGAGTAGCCGGCTGACCCGCCGCGCCACTTACGTCTCGTAGGAGCCGCCGGGTCGCATCCGCACCCGGCGGCTTTTCCTATGCCCTCGCCGGGTGTCACCATCAACAACCCCTGGGCAACCCCTGGGCCGTCTTCACCCCGTTTCGTCCACGGCTTCGCGCGCGCGATAATCGAACGCGGAGCCGCGGGAATGAGGGAATGCTCGGACGTCCTAGTACTGGCCACTGGCAGTACAGGCGTGAGCGCGGCCCGTCACACACAACCGGTGAAGGACAACCACATGACGACGCCCACGATCGAGCTCAAGCCCTCTTCGCAGCCCCGCTCCGCGGCGGAGCGCGAGGCGATCCTCGCCAACCCCGGGTTCGGCCGCCACTTCACCGACCACATGGTGACGATCAAGTGGACCGAGGGCCGCGGCTGGCACGACGGCCAGCTCGTCCCGTACGGCCCGCTCTCCCTCGACCCCGCGAACATGACCCTGCACTACGCGCAGGAGATCTTCGAGGGCCTCAAGGCCTACCGCCAGCCCGACGGCTCCGTCGCCACCTTCCGCCCGGACAAGAACGCCCGGCGCTTCCAGGCCTCCGCCCGTCGGCTCGGCATGCCGGAGCTGCCCGTGGAGACGTTCATCGAGGCCTGTGACGTGCTGGTCCAGCAGGACTGCGCCTGGGTCCCGGCGCACGGCGGCGAAGAGTCCCTCTACCTGCGCCCGTTCATGATCGCGACCGAGGTCGGCCTGGGCGTGAAGCCCGCCAACGAGTACCTCTTCCTGGTCATCGCCTCCCCGGCCGGCGCCTACTTCCCCGGCGGCGTCAGGCCCGTCTCCATCTGGGTCTCCGAGGACCACGTCCGCGCCGTCCCCGGCGGCATGGGCGACGCCAAGACCGGCGGCAACTACGCGGCCTCCCTCCTCGCCCAGGCCGAGGCCGCCGAGCAGGGCTGCGCCCAGGTCTGCTACCTCGACGCGGTCGAGCACAAGTGGATCGAGGAGCTCGGCGGCATGAACCTGTACTTCGTGTACGGGGACAGGATCATCACCCCCTCCCTCACCGGCTCCATCCTGGAGGGCGTCACCCGCGACTCCCTCCTCACCGTCGCCCGCGACCTCGGCTACACCTCCGAGGAGGGCCGCGTCTCCATCGACCAGTGGCAGCGCGACGCGGAGAACGGCACCCTGACCGAGGTCTTCGCCTGCGGCACGGCCGCGGTCATCACCCCCGTCGGCACGGTCAAGCGCACCGGTGCCGAGTGGCAGCAGTCCGGCGGTGAGCCCGGCGAGGTCACCGTGAAGCTGCGCGAGGCGCTCCTCGACATCCAGCGCGGCATCAGCGAGGACAAGCACGGCTGGATGCACCCGCTGGGCTAGGACGGTCCGCGCGCCCGTGGGTCCACGGCAACCCACGCCTCCCGCCGGTCCCTCTCTCCCCAACAGGAGTGCGGGGACCGGCGGTTCGTTCGACGCGTAGCGGCTCCGTGACACGGGTATCCACAGATTCCACGGGGGGAGCGTGCCGCCCTCCCGTGTGCCCGCACGGAGGGAGCGCAGGTGAGCGCAGGGTCGCCGATACCACGACTGCGCTGGCTGCTGCGCACCTTACGCACCCCACGCCGCCCCCAGAGCCTCACCGTCCTCGTCCTGCTCGCCGCCGTCGCAGCCCTCCTCCTCTGGAGCAGCTCGCGGATGGACAACTACGAGGAGAACCTCACCCTCAACCTCGGCACCGACATCGTCGGCGTCGTCGTCACCGTGTTCGTGATCGGCCCGCTGATCAGCCGCGCCCAGGAGGGCCGGGTCCGCGAACACACCCGGCTGGACTACGAGTGGTTCAGCGCCCAGGTCTACGGCTCGACCTCGAA
This portion of the Streptomyces mirabilis genome encodes:
- a CDS encoding 3-isopropylmalate dehydrogenase, which produces MSRSINLAVIPGDGIGQEVVAQGLKVLSAVLPQDVKLETKEFDFGAKRYHATGETLTEADLDALKQHDAILLGAIGDPSVPSGVLERGFLLKLRFAFDHHVNLRPSKLLPGVATPLAGQPEIDFVVVREGTEGPYTGNGGTIRKGTEHEVATEVSVNTAFGVERVVRDAFARAQARPRKKLTLVHKNNVLTFAGHLWTNVFNRVAEEFPEVTTDYIHVDAATIYLVTDPARFDVIVTDNLFGDIITDLAAAVSGGIGVAASGNINPSGEFPSMFEPVHGSAPDIAGQGKADPSATVLSVALLLRHLGYEAEAARIEGAVSADLAERVGKPTRSTEEIGDALAVRVAG
- a CDS encoding metallophosphoesterase family protein; translated protein: MDLPDFGIPEQLASRMSMAEQYEYLRTKLTRRRALVSAGAFAGGGLLAGCSSPSGTVRRGSAPSPSVTGQAHGSVVTPFGRHLAFGADPKTQMRVSWQVPLAVRRPYLRVGTHPGQLSRKVGAEVRALHTPGVTGVRPALDQYYVHAALDGLRPGTTYYYGVGHDGFDPASPAHGSTVGSFRTAPANPEKFVFTAFGDQGVSSAALANDKVLLRQNPAFHLHAGDICYADGTGSGKKSDGFDPGYWDLFLKQTEPVAKSVPWMVTTGNHDMEAWYSPDGYGGQAARFSLPDSGFDPRTAPGVYSFTYGNVGVVALDANDVSYEIPANQGYSGGQQTKWLDRKLGELRSSAAVDFIVLFFHHCAYSTSAHASDGGVRAAWLPLFDKHQVDLVINGHNHVYERTDAVKKGAVGRAVPVGGSTDPTRDGIVYVTAGGGGKDLYGFPSGVKDSYEGHVGRHESVSSFHWTKSQDQQRETVEWSRVRYAGFSFLSVEAEAGTTPRLKVSALAESGGRIDHFEVRRGH
- a CDS encoding branched-chain amino acid aminotransferase, whose protein sequence is MTTPTIELKPSSQPRSAAEREAILANPGFGRHFTDHMVTIKWTEGRGWHDGQLVPYGPLSLDPANMTLHYAQEIFEGLKAYRQPDGSVATFRPDKNARRFQASARRLGMPELPVETFIEACDVLVQQDCAWVPAHGGEESLYLRPFMIATEVGLGVKPANEYLFLVIASPAGAYFPGGVRPVSIWVSEDHVRAVPGGMGDAKTGGNYAASLLAQAEAAEQGCAQVCYLDAVEHKWIEELGGMNLYFVYGDRIITPSLTGSILEGVTRDSLLTVARDLGYTSEEGRVSIDQWQRDAENGTLTEVFACGTAAVITPVGTVKRTGAEWQQSGGEPGEVTVKLREALLDIQRGISEDKHGWMHPLG